Proteins found in one Anopheles aquasalis chromosome 3, idAnoAquaMG_Q_19, whole genome shotgun sequence genomic segment:
- the LOC126578534 gene encoding serine/threonine-protein kinase mig-15 isoform X3 → MAHQMLPPSVNCSLDDIDLNALKDPAGIFELIEVVGNGTYGQVYKGRHTKTGQLAAIKVMDVTEEEEEEIKLEINVLKKYSNHRNIATYYGAFIKKTPAGKDDQLWLVMEYCGAGSVTDLVKSTKGQSLKEEWIAYICREILRGLSYLHTNKVIHRDIKGQNVLLTDNAEVKLVDFGVSAQLDKTIGRRNTFIGTPYWMAPEVIACDENRDATYDNRSDLWSLGITALEMAESQPPLCDLHPMRALFLIPRNPPPRMKSKKWSKKFHSFIDTVLVKDYHQRPYTEQLLKHPFIKEQPTERQVRIQLKDHIDRCKKRKQEKERDDYRYSGSENDDDDIQTAGEPSSIIQAPGNDTLRRTFHQIQEGRMQNAEQQQPPNRNQKPPSRDNGSKAQPVEEPGPPSRPQLPQRLIVVPDPPANSNANRPLPPPPRSGSSSQSQQPPSSQTPQQPARNQQNFFKPVLPPRRPEDLDKLAAQLNELGVSSPQQQQQQAQPEAPPRNNRPQQPSGASPQVSGGGGGGSSGVGGKSPAIAPNGNNNGSSNGGSGSAGVGNINNNNHHAQPINPLDPIESSDSDSEPEEPNGRTRNDGTLLASDPPMPLTGGLGVLNESDQNNQSSSSTSGGGGGASVLSPPSGGSSSGVGVGGGGPPNRPLPPTPDDDDAQGDGTLIKRNYDNKSSSSIGTTTSSSASTGSTTHSESDEAVLLRDWNFEQFFPSEERPKPSQRHSMSDKSSSSSPASDSNGRYRASAVAGAGALLPLLGDNKTRKEHVNASSKQTAASLAYAEKRKVEEMNNKIRLEERVKSEMFARQMHKPTATQALSSGKGPQHQQQQQQQPPQEQSRRQESEGSRLPLNFARAFRRENSDFFPLAKRHSAILGETGAIGGGIVGLGEGGGGHRSMSPGHQAQQQQQRSSAIFSRSSRSKFEPILTNYSLTNPSGSDDERRSPRATPPRAAGADVAGGGGGNGRQQSPLAGASQPQPQQQQQQPVARNMDFLRPRREKTESVIFVRNSPHRQPSLLFDGQQKNRSGENSSLGTPGQRTSSVLPDLLRQASPATPPSHDKSVSEEYRAAVSSSVQSNNVPPSSQTPNKSFLLPYTTNGTVALGSGGMVGAGEARVGDRGGGGGGRGSSPAGRQSNASPHSNPSNPSSSSRHNSPNHSFNTRLPANNSSLHSSISSNSSSSGVVNHKIVNNNHLLHPPPPPPYHQYQMHHHPQQQQPMRVTTTAAQTDLPVSPFSLALQQKQRSFLTFGFGAQSGGSAASRRESHVNVNVTPTSHDAASDTPEIRKYKKRFNSEILCAALWGVNLLIGTENGLMLLDRSGQGKVYQLISRRRFQQMEVLEGQNILVTISGKKNRVRVYYLSWLKSKILRTDGLADQQVERRNGWINVGDLQGAVHFKIVKYERIKFLVIALKDSIEIYAWAPKPYHKFMAFKSFGELMHRPLLVDLTVEEQTRLKVIYGSAEGFHAVDLDSATVYDIYLPKHTQGPISPHCIVTLPNSNGMQLLLCYDNEGVYVNTMGRVSKNIVLQWGEMPTSVAYIGTGQIMGWGNKAIEIRSVETGHLDGVFMHKKAQRLKFLCERNDKVFFSSAKGGSSCQIYFMTLNKPGMANW, encoded by the exons GATCCGGCAGGCATCTTTGAGCTGATCGAAGTCGTCGGAAATGGAACGTACGGACAAGTGTACAAG GGTCGCCACACAAAGACTGGACAACTCGCTGCCATTAAGGTGATGGACGTcaccgaggaggaagaggaggagatcAAGCTCGAGATTAACGTGCTGAAGAAGTATTCCAACCACCGCAACATTGCCACATACTATGGTGCATTTATCAAAAAGACGCCCGCCGGCAAGGACGACCAGCTGTGGCTGGTGATGGAGTACTGCGGGGCCGGTTCCGTCACCGATCTGGTCAAGTCGACCAAGGGCCAGAGCCTGAAGGAAGAGTGGATCGCGTACATCTGTCGCGAGATCTTGCGCGGTCTGAGCTATCTGCACACGAACAAGGTGATACACCGTGACATCAAGGGCCAGAACGTGCTGCTAACGGATAACGCCGAGGTGAAGCTGGTCGATTTCGGTGTGTCGGCCCAGCTAGACAAAACCATTGGCCGGCGGAACACATTCATCG GTACTCCGTACTGGATGGCACCGGAGGTTATTGCTTGCGATGAAAATCGGGACGCCACCTATGACAACCGGTCTGATCTCTGGTCACTGGGCATTACGGCACTGGAGATGGCCGAATCACAGCCACCGCTGTGCGATCTCCATCCGATGCGCGCGCTCTTCCTGATTCCACGCAATCCACCACCGCGCATGAAGTCGAAGAAGTGGTCCAAGAAGTTCCACAGCTTCATCGATACGGTGCTAG TGAAAGACTACCATCAACGGCCTTACACGGAGCAGTTACTGAAGCATCCTTTCATCAAAGAGCAACCGACAGAAAGACAAGTTAGAATACAGCTTAAAGACCATATCGATAG GTGTAAGAAGCGCAAGCAGGAGAAAGAGCGTGACGACTATCGCTACTCGGGTTCggaaaacgatgacgacgatatACAGACGGCTGGCGAACCGTCCTCGATCATTCAGGCCCCGGGCAATGATACACTGCGCCGTACGTTCCACCAGATCCAGGAGGGCCGTATGCAGAAcgccgaacagcagcagcctccgaATCGCAACCAGAAACCACCAAGT CGAGATAATGGCAGTAAAGCGCAACCCGTGGAAGAACCGGGACCACCGTCTAGACCGCAGCTTCCGCAGCGGTTGATAGTGGTACCGGATCCACCGGCCAATAGTAACGCTAATCGACCTCTGCCCCCGCCACCGCGCAGCGGTTCTTCCTCGCAGTCCCAGCAACCTCCTTCATCCCAAACGCCGCAGCAACCTGCCCGCAATCAGCAAAACTTTTTCAAACCGGTG CTACCGCCTAGACGACCAGAG GATTTGGACAAGTTGGCCGCACAGCTTAATGAATTGGGCGTCTCctccccgcagcagcagcagcaacaggcacaaCCGGAGGCACCACCGCGTAACAACCGACCACAGCAACCGTCGGGAGCGTCACCGCAGGtcagtggaggtggtggaggaggtagTAGTGGCGTCGGCGGTAAGTCACCGGCTATTGCCCCGAACGGCAACAataacggcagcagcaatggtggcagtggcagtgccgGCGTCGGTAACAtcaataacaataatcatcATGCGCAACCGATCAATCcgctcgatccgatcgagaGCTCCGACTCGGACTCGGAACCAGAGGAACCGAACGGCCGAACACGAAACGACGGCACGCTTCTCGCCAGCGATCCCCCGATGCCACT GACGGGCGGTTTGGGCGTGCTCAACGAATCCGATCAGAACAATCAATCCTCATCGAGTACTtcgggtggtggaggaggggcCAGTGTTCTGTCTCCTCcaagcggtggcagcagcagtggcgtcGGGGTTGGCGGGGGCGGTCCCCCCAACCGACCATTACCGCCCActccggacgacgacgatgcccaAGGTGACGGGACGCTCATCAAACGG AACTACGACAATAAGTCATCTTCGTCCATCGGCACTACGACGTCCTCGTCGGCGTCGACCGGTTCGACGACCCACTCGGAAAGCGACGAAGCGGTGCTGCTACGCGACTGGAACTTTGAGCAATTTTTCCCCTCCGAAGAGCGTCCAAAGCCGAGCCAGCGCCACTCGATGTCAGACaaatcgtcctcttcctcgccAGCCTCCGATTCGAATGGCCGTTATCGAGCCAGTGCCGTCGCTGGCGCCGGTGCCCTGCTTCCACTGCTCGGAGACAACAAGACGCGCAAGGAGCACGTGAACGCTTCGTCCAAACAAACGGCCGCCAGTCTGGCGTACGCCGAGAAGCGCAAGGTGGAGGAGATGAACAACAAGATACGGTTGGAGGAGCGCGTCAAGAGTGAAATGTTTGCCCGCCAAATGCACAAACCCACCGCCACCCAGGCACTGTCGTCCGGGAAAgggccacagcatcagcagcagcagcagcagcagccaccacagGAACAGTCAAGGCGCCAAGAGTCGGAAGGATCTCGGTTACCGCTCAACTTTGCACGAGCTTTCCGTCGGGAGAACTCCGATTTCTTTCCTCTCGCGAAGCGCCATTCGGCCATTCTGGGAGAAACGGGTGCCATTGGTGGTGGGATCGTGGGGCTAGGCGAGGGAGGTGGAGGTCACCGATCGATGTCACCCGGTCACCaggcgcagcaacagcagcagcgttccaGTGCCATCTTTTCGCGCAGCAGTCGCTCCAAGTTCGAACCGATCTTGACCAACTACTCGCTCACCAATCCGTccggcagcgacgacgagcgTCGTTCGCCTCgagccacaccaccacgtgcGGCGGGAGCAGACGtggcaggaggaggtggtggcaatggAAGACAGCAAAGCCCGCTGGCAGGTGCctcgcaaccgcaaccgcaacagcagcaacagcaaccggtcGCACGAAATATGGACTTCTTGCGGCCACGTCGCGAAAAAACTGAATCCGTTATCTTCGTACGTAACTCACCCCACCGACAGCCCTCGCTGCTGTTCGATGGTCAGCAG AAGAACCGCTCCGGGGAGAACAGCAGCCTCGGTACACCGGGCCAGCGGACGAGTAGTGTCCTGCCGGATCTACTTAGACAGGCATCGCCGGCAACGCCACCCAGCCATGACAAATCGGTCAGCGAGGAG TATCGAGCAGCGGTCAGTTCCTCCGTTCAATCGAACAACGTTCCTCCTAGCAGCCAAACGCCAAACAAATCATTCCTGCTTCCGTACACCACTAACGGAACCGTCGCCCTGGGATCAGGAGGAATGGtaggagcaggagaagcaaGAGTTGGTGaccggggaggtggtggtggtggacgtggCAGTAGCCCTGCGGGGCGCCAAAGTAATGCCTCGCCCCACTCGAACCCATCGaacccgtcgtcgtcctcccgCCACAACAGTCCGAACCACTCGTTTAACACTAGACTCCCAGCAAACAATAGTAGTCTTCACAGTAGCATTAgcagtaatagtagtagtagcggcgtcgtgaatcataaaattgtcaaTAACAATCATTTACtacatcctcctcctcctcctccgtacCATCAATATCAaatgcaccatcatccacaacaacaacaaccgatgCGTGTGACTACGACGGCGGCTCAAACGGATCTGCCCGTATCACCGTTTTCGCTGGCACTGCAACAGAAACAGCGAAGCTTCCTGACGTTCGGTTTTGGGGCCCAGTCTGGTGGTTCCGCGGCTTCTCGGCGGGAGAGccacgtgaacgtgaacgtcaCCCCGACATCGCACGATGCCGCCAGCGACACGCCCGAGATCCGCAAGTACAAGAAGCGCTTCAACTCGGAGATACTATGTGCGGCACTCTGGGGTGTCAATCTGCTGATCGGCACCGAGAATGGCTTGATGCTGTTGGATCGCTCCGGACAGGGAAAG GTGTATCAGCTGATATCTCGTCGGCGGTTCCAGCAGATGGAGGTGCTGGAAGGGCAAAACATTCTGGTGACCATATCGGGCAAGAAGAACCGTGTCCGCGTGTACTATCTGTCGTGGCTGAAGTCGAAAATACTGCGCACCGACGGTTTGGCGGAC CAACAAGTGGAACGTCGCAACGGATGGATCAACGTGGGTGATCTGCAGGGTGCGGTGCATTTCAAGATCGTCAAGTACGAACGGATCAAATTCCTCGTGATCGCCCTCAAGGACTCGATCGAGATCTATGCCTGGGCCCCGAAACCATACCACAAGTTTATGGCATTTAAG AGCTTCGGTGAACTGATGCATCGGCCGCTGTTGGTTGACTTGACAGTCGAAGAGCAAACGCGACTGAAGGTGATCTACGGTTCGGCAGAAGGCTTTCATGCAGTCGATCTCGATTCCGCCACGGTTTATGATATCTACCTACCTAAGCAT ACTCAGGGGCCAATTTCGCCGCATTGCATCGTAACCCTGCCGAACTCGAACGGTATGCAACTGTTGCTGTGCTACGACAACGAAGGTGTTTACGTCAACACGATGGGCCGGGTGTCGAAGAACATCGTGCTGCAGTGGGGAGAGATGCCGACCTCGGTCGCTTACATCGGTACCGGGCAGATTATGGGCTGGGGTAACAAGGCAATCGAG ATACGGTCGGTAGAAACGGGCCACCTGGACGGGGTGTTCATGCACAAGAAAGCACAACGTCTGAAGTTCCTGTGCGAGCGGAACGACAAGGTGTTCTTCAGCAGTGCCAAAGGTGGCTCCTCTTGTCAGATCTACTTCATGACGCTCAACAAACCGGGGATGGCCAACTGGTAA
- the LOC126578534 gene encoding serine/threonine-protein kinase mig-15 isoform X10, with protein sequence MAHQMLPPSVNCSLDDIDLNALKDPAGIFELIEVVGNGTYGQVYKGRHTKTGQLAAIKVMDVTEEEEEEIKLEINVLKKYSNHRNIATYYGAFIKKTPAGKDDQLWLVMEYCGAGSVTDLVKSTKGQSLKEEWIAYICREILRGLSYLHTNKVIHRDIKGQNVLLTDNAEVKLVDFGVSAQLDKTIGRRNTFIGTPYWMAPEVIACDENRDATYDNRSDLWSLGITALEMAESQPPLCDLHPMRALFLIPRNPPPRMKSKKWSKKFHSFIDTVLVKDYHQRPYTEQLLKHPFIKEQPTERQVRIQLKDHIDRCKKRKQEKERDDYRYSGSENDDDDIQTAGEPSSIIQAPGNDTLRRTFHQIQEGRMQNAEQQQPPNRNQKPPSRDNGSKAQPVEEPGPPSRPQLPQRLIVVPDPPANSNANRPLPPPPRSGSSSQSQQPPSSQTPQQPARNQQNFFKPVLPPRRPEDLDKLAAQLNELGVSSPQQQQQQAQPEAPPRNNRPQQPSGASPQVSGGGGGGSSGVGGKSPAIAPNGNNNGSSNGGSGSAGVGNINNNNHHAQPINPLDPIESSDSDSEPEEPNGRTRNDGTLLASDPPMPLTGGLGVLNESDQNNQSSSSTSGGGGGASVLSPPSGGSSSGVGVGGGGPPNRPLPPTPDDDDAQGDGTLIKRNYDNKSSSSIGTTTSSSASTGSTTHSESDEAVLLRDWNFEQFFPSEERPKPSQRHSMSDKSSSSSPASDSNGRYRASAVAGAGALLPLLGDNKTRKEHVNASSKQTAASLAYAEKRKVEEMNNKIRLEERVKSEMFARQMHKPTATQALSSGKGPQHQQQQQQQPPQEQSRRQESEGSRLPLNFARAFRRENSDFFPLAKRHSAILGETGAIGGGIVGLGEGGGGHRSMSPGHQAQQQQQRSSAIFSRSSRSKFEPILTNYSLTNPSGSDDERRSPRATPPRAAGADVAGGGGGNGRQQSPLAGASQPQPQQQQQQPVARNMDFLRPRREKTESVIFVRNSPHRQPSLLFDGQQKNRSGENSSLGTPGQRTSSVLPDLLRQASPATPPSHDKSVSEEKQRSFLTFGFGAQSGGSAASRRESHVNVNVTPTSHDAASDTPEIRKYKKRFNSEILCAALWGVNLLIGTENGLMLLDRSGQGKVYQLISRRRFQQMEVLEGQNILVTISGKKNRVRVYYLSWLKSKILRTDGLADQQVERRNGWINVGDLQGAVHFKIVKYERIKFLVIALKDSIEIYAWAPKPYHKFMAFKSFGELMHRPLLVDLTVEEQTRLKVIYGSAEGFHAVDLDSATVYDIYLPKHTQGPISPHCIVTLPNSNGMQLLLCYDNEGVYVNTMGRVSKNIVLQWGEMPTSVAYIGTGQIMGWGNKAIEIRSVETGHLDGVFMHKKAQRLKFLCERNDKVFFSSAKGGSSCQIYFMTLNKPGMANW encoded by the exons GATCCGGCAGGCATCTTTGAGCTGATCGAAGTCGTCGGAAATGGAACGTACGGACAAGTGTACAAG GGTCGCCACACAAAGACTGGACAACTCGCTGCCATTAAGGTGATGGACGTcaccgaggaggaagaggaggagatcAAGCTCGAGATTAACGTGCTGAAGAAGTATTCCAACCACCGCAACATTGCCACATACTATGGTGCATTTATCAAAAAGACGCCCGCCGGCAAGGACGACCAGCTGTGGCTGGTGATGGAGTACTGCGGGGCCGGTTCCGTCACCGATCTGGTCAAGTCGACCAAGGGCCAGAGCCTGAAGGAAGAGTGGATCGCGTACATCTGTCGCGAGATCTTGCGCGGTCTGAGCTATCTGCACACGAACAAGGTGATACACCGTGACATCAAGGGCCAGAACGTGCTGCTAACGGATAACGCCGAGGTGAAGCTGGTCGATTTCGGTGTGTCGGCCCAGCTAGACAAAACCATTGGCCGGCGGAACACATTCATCG GTACTCCGTACTGGATGGCACCGGAGGTTATTGCTTGCGATGAAAATCGGGACGCCACCTATGACAACCGGTCTGATCTCTGGTCACTGGGCATTACGGCACTGGAGATGGCCGAATCACAGCCACCGCTGTGCGATCTCCATCCGATGCGCGCGCTCTTCCTGATTCCACGCAATCCACCACCGCGCATGAAGTCGAAGAAGTGGTCCAAGAAGTTCCACAGCTTCATCGATACGGTGCTAG TGAAAGACTACCATCAACGGCCTTACACGGAGCAGTTACTGAAGCATCCTTTCATCAAAGAGCAACCGACAGAAAGACAAGTTAGAATACAGCTTAAAGACCATATCGATAG GTGTAAGAAGCGCAAGCAGGAGAAAGAGCGTGACGACTATCGCTACTCGGGTTCggaaaacgatgacgacgatatACAGACGGCTGGCGAACCGTCCTCGATCATTCAGGCCCCGGGCAATGATACACTGCGCCGTACGTTCCACCAGATCCAGGAGGGCCGTATGCAGAAcgccgaacagcagcagcctccgaATCGCAACCAGAAACCACCAAGT CGAGATAATGGCAGTAAAGCGCAACCCGTGGAAGAACCGGGACCACCGTCTAGACCGCAGCTTCCGCAGCGGTTGATAGTGGTACCGGATCCACCGGCCAATAGTAACGCTAATCGACCTCTGCCCCCGCCACCGCGCAGCGGTTCTTCCTCGCAGTCCCAGCAACCTCCTTCATCCCAAACGCCGCAGCAACCTGCCCGCAATCAGCAAAACTTTTTCAAACCGGTG CTACCGCCTAGACGACCAGAG GATTTGGACAAGTTGGCCGCACAGCTTAATGAATTGGGCGTCTCctccccgcagcagcagcagcaacaggcacaaCCGGAGGCACCACCGCGTAACAACCGACCACAGCAACCGTCGGGAGCGTCACCGCAGGtcagtggaggtggtggaggaggtagTAGTGGCGTCGGCGGTAAGTCACCGGCTATTGCCCCGAACGGCAACAataacggcagcagcaatggtggcagtggcagtgccgGCGTCGGTAACAtcaataacaataatcatcATGCGCAACCGATCAATCcgctcgatccgatcgagaGCTCCGACTCGGACTCGGAACCAGAGGAACCGAACGGCCGAACACGAAACGACGGCACGCTTCTCGCCAGCGATCCCCCGATGCCACT GACGGGCGGTTTGGGCGTGCTCAACGAATCCGATCAGAACAATCAATCCTCATCGAGTACTtcgggtggtggaggaggggcCAGTGTTCTGTCTCCTCcaagcggtggcagcagcagtggcgtcGGGGTTGGCGGGGGCGGTCCCCCCAACCGACCATTACCGCCCActccggacgacgacgatgcccaAGGTGACGGGACGCTCATCAAACGG AACTACGACAATAAGTCATCTTCGTCCATCGGCACTACGACGTCCTCGTCGGCGTCGACCGGTTCGACGACCCACTCGGAAAGCGACGAAGCGGTGCTGCTACGCGACTGGAACTTTGAGCAATTTTTCCCCTCCGAAGAGCGTCCAAAGCCGAGCCAGCGCCACTCGATGTCAGACaaatcgtcctcttcctcgccAGCCTCCGATTCGAATGGCCGTTATCGAGCCAGTGCCGTCGCTGGCGCCGGTGCCCTGCTTCCACTGCTCGGAGACAACAAGACGCGCAAGGAGCACGTGAACGCTTCGTCCAAACAAACGGCCGCCAGTCTGGCGTACGCCGAGAAGCGCAAGGTGGAGGAGATGAACAACAAGATACGGTTGGAGGAGCGCGTCAAGAGTGAAATGTTTGCCCGCCAAATGCACAAACCCACCGCCACCCAGGCACTGTCGTCCGGGAAAgggccacagcatcagcagcagcagcagcagcagccaccacagGAACAGTCAAGGCGCCAAGAGTCGGAAGGATCTCGGTTACCGCTCAACTTTGCACGAGCTTTCCGTCGGGAGAACTCCGATTTCTTTCCTCTCGCGAAGCGCCATTCGGCCATTCTGGGAGAAACGGGTGCCATTGGTGGTGGGATCGTGGGGCTAGGCGAGGGAGGTGGAGGTCACCGATCGATGTCACCCGGTCACCaggcgcagcaacagcagcagcgttccaGTGCCATCTTTTCGCGCAGCAGTCGCTCCAAGTTCGAACCGATCTTGACCAACTACTCGCTCACCAATCCGTccggcagcgacgacgagcgTCGTTCGCCTCgagccacaccaccacgtgcGGCGGGAGCAGACGtggcaggaggaggtggtggcaatggAAGACAGCAAAGCCCGCTGGCAGGTGCctcgcaaccgcaaccgcaacagcagcaacagcaaccggtcGCACGAAATATGGACTTCTTGCGGCCACGTCGCGAAAAAACTGAATCCGTTATCTTCGTACGTAACTCACCCCACCGACAGCCCTCGCTGCTGTTCGATGGTCAGCAG AAGAACCGCTCCGGGGAGAACAGCAGCCTCGGTACACCGGGCCAGCGGACGAGTAGTGTCCTGCCGGATCTACTTAGACAGGCATCGCCGGCAACGCCACCCAGCCATGACAAATCGGTCAGCGAGGAG AAACAGCGAAGCTTCCTGACGTTCGGTTTTGGGGCCCAGTCTGGTGGTTCCGCGGCTTCTCGGCGGGAGAGccacgtgaacgtgaacgtcaCCCCGACATCGCACGATGCCGCCAGCGACACGCCCGAGATCCGCAAGTACAAGAAGCGCTTCAACTCGGAGATACTATGTGCGGCACTCTGGGGTGTCAATCTGCTGATCGGCACCGAGAATGGCTTGATGCTGTTGGATCGCTCCGGACAGGGAAAG GTGTATCAGCTGATATCTCGTCGGCGGTTCCAGCAGATGGAGGTGCTGGAAGGGCAAAACATTCTGGTGACCATATCGGGCAAGAAGAACCGTGTCCGCGTGTACTATCTGTCGTGGCTGAAGTCGAAAATACTGCGCACCGACGGTTTGGCGGAC CAACAAGTGGAACGTCGCAACGGATGGATCAACGTGGGTGATCTGCAGGGTGCGGTGCATTTCAAGATCGTCAAGTACGAACGGATCAAATTCCTCGTGATCGCCCTCAAGGACTCGATCGAGATCTATGCCTGGGCCCCGAAACCATACCACAAGTTTATGGCATTTAAG AGCTTCGGTGAACTGATGCATCGGCCGCTGTTGGTTGACTTGACAGTCGAAGAGCAAACGCGACTGAAGGTGATCTACGGTTCGGCAGAAGGCTTTCATGCAGTCGATCTCGATTCCGCCACGGTTTATGATATCTACCTACCTAAGCAT ACTCAGGGGCCAATTTCGCCGCATTGCATCGTAACCCTGCCGAACTCGAACGGTATGCAACTGTTGCTGTGCTACGACAACGAAGGTGTTTACGTCAACACGATGGGCCGGGTGTCGAAGAACATCGTGCTGCAGTGGGGAGAGATGCCGACCTCGGTCGCTTACATCGGTACCGGGCAGATTATGGGCTGGGGTAACAAGGCAATCGAG ATACGGTCGGTAGAAACGGGCCACCTGGACGGGGTGTTCATGCACAAGAAAGCACAACGTCTGAAGTTCCTGTGCGAGCGGAACGACAAGGTGTTCTTCAGCAGTGCCAAAGGTGGCTCCTCTTGTCAGATCTACTTCATGACGCTCAACAAACCGGGGATGGCCAACTGGTAA